Proteins from a genomic interval of Methanofollis formosanus:
- a CDS encoding GNAT family N-acetyltransferase — MPEQCIFSIPNDRAYLPLVRSAVVHISSRAGCKEDEAREIARSVEEAAAHIIAHAFPAGEGSSLTLACVWSGEMLEVSLREKGAPYDPAVEPHPDGLGRWREVLDGVSFHNLGTAGKETRLWKRLSPPTRKEVTEPEHGEAHEPGRPFACEIRPTRIDEAVEITRRAYTCYGYSYGYEEVYYPDHLKDLIRSGQLSSFVAVHEGTVIGHAGLLFGDDPGIAELSLGFVDPPFRKHGIFKRLMATTVHEAERRGLLGVTGQGVCTHPYSQKSVAFLGMSECSLLLSHYPAMQFTGIATENRVRESVVVLYRYLRRPERQTFFVPARHEEMVQEIYRRLGAAPIFGTAWECPAPGNDAGTDLEVETEPYGSARIRVRSYGAGTLPALRAALRDLCTGRREVVYLSLPLTDPITRWIADTIEEMGFFFAGVEPSSTGDDRLLLQYLNNQVVDYDRVFLGSAFGEEMKEYIRRCDPAERGEERSIGSLR, encoded by the coding sequence GTGCCCGAGCAGTGTATATTCAGCATCCCCAACGATCGGGCATATCTGCCGCTGGTCAGGTCCGCCGTCGTCCACATCTCGTCCCGTGCCGGATGTAAAGAGGACGAGGCACGGGAGATTGCCCGGAGTGTCGAGGAAGCGGCCGCCCATATCATCGCCCATGCCTTCCCTGCCGGCGAGGGGAGTTCCCTCACGCTCGCCTGTGTATGGTCCGGCGAGATGCTTGAGGTCTCTCTCAGGGAGAAGGGAGCACCCTACGACCCCGCCGTCGAGCCGCATCCCGATGGTCTCGGAAGGTGGCGGGAGGTGCTCGACGGTGTCTCGTTCCACAACCTCGGCACGGCGGGAAAAGAGACGCGGCTCTGGAAACGCCTCTCTCCACCGACACGAAAGGAAGTGACCGAGCCGGAGCATGGAGAGGCACATGAACCCGGCCGCCCGTTCGCCTGCGAGATCAGGCCGACGCGCATCGACGAGGCCGTGGAGATCACGCGGCGCGCCTACACCTGCTACGGCTACTCGTACGGCTACGAGGAGGTCTATTATCCCGACCACCTCAAAGATCTCATCAGGAGCGGACAACTCAGTTCGTTCGTCGCCGTGCACGAGGGCACGGTGATCGGCCACGCCGGTCTGCTCTTCGGGGACGATCCCGGCATTGCGGAGTTGTCGCTCGGGTTCGTGGACCCGCCTTTCCGCAAGCACGGGATCTTCAAGCGGTTGATGGCGACGACGGTGCACGAGGCCGAACGGCGGGGCCTCCTCGGGGTGACCGGGCAGGGCGTCTGCACGCACCCGTACTCGCAGAAGTCGGTCGCCTTCCTCGGCATGAGCGAGTGCTCCCTCCTCCTCTCCCATTATCCGGCGATGCAGTTTACGGGAATCGCCACGGAGAATCGGGTCAGGGAGAGTGTCGTGGTCCTGTACCGGTACCTGAGAAGACCTGAACGGCAGACCTTTTTTGTGCCCGCCCGCCACGAGGAGATGGTTCAGGAGATCTACCGGCGCCTCGGGGCCGCGCCCATCTTCGGGACGGCATGGGAGTGTCCGGCGCCGGGGAACGACGCCGGCACCGACCTCGAGGTGGAGACCGAACCCTACGGTTCGGCCAGGATCCGTGTCCGGTCCTATGGTGCCGGAACCCTCCCCGCTCTCAGGGCCGCCCTCCGCGACCTCTGCACCGGACGGCGGGAGGTCGTCTACCTCTCCCTCCCGCTCACCGACCCGATCACCCGATGGATCGCCGACACGATCGAGGAGATGGGTTTCTTCTTCGCCGGGGTGGAACCCTCCTCCACCGGCGACGACCGTCTCCTCCTGCAGTACCTTAACAACCAGGTCGTCGACTATGACCGGGTGTTTCTCGGTTCTGCGTTCGGGGAAGAGATGAAGGAGTACATACGCCGGTGCGACCCCGCCGAGAGGGGTGAGGAGCGATCGATCGGATCGCTTCGGTGA